A part of Ignavibacteriota bacterium genomic DNA contains:
- a CDS encoding NfeD family protein, with the protein MLDNASAELLWFLVGLVLLVSELALPGFVIIFFGFGAWITALLVGFGLLPSFNAQLLVFLISSVTCLAVFRRKGKHLFEGKVSRVLNPGSSMDDVQGQRVVVLQAITPGVAGGRVEFHGTSWTAEADVMIPAGQTVEITGQDNLTLHVKPLS; encoded by the coding sequence ATGCTCGATAATGCAAGCGCCGAACTCCTCTGGTTCCTGGTCGGCCTCGTTCTCCTCGTCTCTGAACTCGCGCTCCCCGGCTTCGTCATCATCTTCTTCGGGTTCGGCGCGTGGATCACCGCATTGCTCGTCGGCTTCGGGCTTCTGCCTTCGTTCAATGCGCAACTCCTCGTCTTTCTGATCTCCTCCGTGACCTGTCTCGCCGTCTTCCGCAGGAAGGGCAAGCACCTGTTCGAGGGAAAGGTCAGCCGCGTCTTGAACCCCGGTTCGTCCATGGATGACGTGCAGGGGCAACGTGTGGTCGTCCTGCAGGCCATCACGCCGGGAGTGGCGGGCGGTCGCGTCGAATTCCATGGAACATCATGGACCGCGGAAGCCGATGTCATGATCCCTGCCGGCCAGACCGTCGAGATCACCGGCCAGGACAATCTCACACTTCATGTCAAACCTCTTTCATAA
- a CDS encoding PorV/PorQ family protein, translated as MTITIRRPFAHSMCVAALAGAALLQAVPATAGTGASGMAFLKLGVSSQGVAMGDAMTASASGAAATYYNPAGILTRTPAAPTFMVMHKEWIQDTRTQFIGTAFGLGESDALGVSVNTTTVSDIEIRTRPGEAQGTFTARDLAVGVSYARQLAEHIRAGVSVRYLYEQILVDNASGIAGDIGVQMDTPVEGLVAGVALANIGSMNAMRNESVTLPFLARFGVAYPLALPSIDAQATLAVDGLHLFREGRTLAALGGEIVFLNMVAVRAGYQSGSEGRGVSLGGGVRYGIVSVDYAYSKLATALGNGHTIAVGLSL; from the coding sequence GTGACCATCACCATCCGACGACCCTTTGCGCACAGCATGTGTGTGGCCGCCCTTGCAGGGGCTGCCCTCCTCCAGGCCGTTCCCGCCACAGCCGGGACCGGCGCATCGGGGATGGCGTTCCTGAAACTCGGGGTCTCCTCGCAGGGTGTCGCCATGGGCGACGCCATGACGGCCTCTGCGTCAGGCGCGGCCGCAACGTATTATAACCCCGCGGGGATCCTCACACGAACGCCGGCAGCGCCGACATTCATGGTGATGCACAAGGAATGGATCCAGGACACGCGGACGCAATTCATCGGCACGGCATTCGGCCTTGGCGAGAGCGATGCACTCGGTGTGTCGGTGAATACCACCACCGTGTCCGACATCGAGATCCGTACCCGGCCCGGTGAGGCGCAGGGGACGTTCACCGCACGCGATCTGGCCGTCGGCGTCTCCTATGCGCGCCAGCTCGCGGAACATATCCGCGCCGGCGTCTCGGTCCGCTACCTCTACGAACAGATCCTTGTGGATAACGCCTCCGGGATCGCCGGAGACATCGGCGTCCAGATGGACACACCGGTCGAGGGGCTTGTGGCCGGCGTTGCCCTTGCGAACATCGGCAGCATGAATGCCATGCGCAATGAGAGCGTCACCCTGCCATTCCTCGCCCGCTTCGGTGTGGCGTACCCGTTGGCGTTGCCATCGATCGATGCGCAGGCCACGCTCGCAGTGGATGGCCTTCATCTGTTCCGCGAGGGCAGAACGCTCGCCGCGCTCGGCGGCGAGATCGTGTTCCTGAACATGGTCGCAGTGCGTGCCGGCTACCAATCCGGATCCGAAGGGCGTGGCGTGAGCCTTGGCGGAGGCGTGCGGTACGGGATCGTTTCCGTGGACTACGCATACAGCAAACTCGCCACCGCACTTGGCAACGGACACACTATTGCCGTCGGACTGTCGTTGTGA
- a CDS encoding DUF4412 domain-containing protein, translated as MRSLALLLIIAVAHVHAASQFEGTIVSANRSMDDGGSPQVYQMTIHVKKSMVRVEVPSFAGMPASTAIFRRDRKVTWMLDAASRTYFEIRVPQGGVNDERAREKKDAPVVQRTKKTKKLLGFMCEQVIVTRSDMRTEVWGARGLEDLAAVLADALDNGQGPASDDVIAAIGLFPLFSTTTYEGRELESQEVTRIERKVLDPALFEIPQGYAKQKAADVE; from the coding sequence ATGCGATCGCTCGCGCTTCTCCTGATCATTGCTGTCGCTCATGTGCACGCCGCTTCGCAGTTCGAAGGTACGATCGTCAGTGCGAACCGGAGCATGGATGATGGCGGATCGCCGCAAGTATACCAGATGACCATCCATGTGAAGAAGTCCATGGTGCGTGTGGAGGTGCCCTCGTTCGCCGGCATGCCGGCATCGACCGCGATCTTCCGCCGTGACCGGAAGGTCACCTGGATGCTCGATGCTGCCAGCCGGACGTACTTCGAGATCCGCGTCCCGCAGGGCGGCGTGAACGATGAACGGGCCAGGGAGAAGAAGGACGCGCCGGTGGTCCAGCGGACGAAGAAGACGAAGAAACTCCTCGGCTTCATGTGCGAGCAGGTGATCGTCACGCGCAGCGACATGCGGACCGAGGTCTGGGGTGCGCGGGGGCTGGAGGACCTGGCAGCGGTGCTCGCCGATGCATTGGACAATGGCCAGGGGCCCGCATCGGATGACGTCATCGCGGCCATCGGACTCTTTCCATTGTTCTCCACGACCACCTACGAGGGCCGGGAGCTGGAATCGCAGGAGGTCACCAGGATCGAACGCAAGGTGTTGGATCCCGCGTTGTTCGAGATACCCCAGGGCTATGCGAAACAGAAGGCTGCCGATGTAGAATAG
- a CDS encoding S8 family serine peptidase codes for MFRDGFGRVLWCVMVCMTSAAIAGAPARSGREPGTATGVVPGVVIVAMREGSSATTTGVQGGRAVPGSALRKAGVVSARQMFPQVLATPDSRRAASLAPLGRIFACEIPADADPRDVAARLARSPDVEYAEPRYLHTLYDTPNDPLLASQNSAFTQLNAFAGWTAAKGLSTVLIATVDGGTYWQHEDLLPNVRINTVEDVNKNGLFDAPDNNGIDDDGNGFVDDVVGWNFANGTNDPSGLSAMPQSHAHGTATASHFGAASNNGVGMAGSSWNCALLPVCAASSTADNSIAYGYEGIVYAAARGATVINCSWGRLGGYSRFEQEVITSVTAGGALVVAAAGNDNVNLDSTPHYPACYRGVLAVGATASASDARASFSNYGTNVPVFAPGVNIESAFVGGGYGNGGSGTSYSSPLVAGLAGLLKSSRPTLTPEQIAAQIRATADPIDAANPGYAGLLGKGRANFARALTENNPAVGVTEATVLSMSGRTFFLPGDTILLSLTLKNPLFLTASTISFASASSHALVTPLDAPGPVSSLASGQTIQPVPFRFTVGAVTAATNVVLTVRWTIDGANGDGFAASAMLFPVLPQWVMQLDGADAAFFSVCAVSTSVVWASGGSGTATLPMVVRSTDGGANWSDRTGNLQNVDLYCLSALDANRAWAGTSDGKIFATTNGGASWDRQSYPGRQSPFINGIRMFPDGTGYAQGDPPGDGKFVVLKTTDFGGTWAHLAAEPQGTTGEAGWNNSFVWTDTQHGWFGTNHSKVWRTTDGGASWSSGSTGSNNSFGVAFRDTLTGYAIHDGGYVVRTTNGGQNWAALPSATTNNIYAVAAPAGTQSVWFITAADPFRSRNEGSAWTTESLFPFLGSLNHLSFVDTTAGWVVTSFGEILKYTAPVVTGIAHGPSGDVPSGFAVLRNYPNPFNGSSRITYRVPGASAYRIGVRVFDMLGREVAVLADGVQGPGEHTVEFDARGRASGVYICVLDAVPVSGGTTVRLTHPMILVR; via the coding sequence ATGTTCAGGGATGGGTTCGGCAGGGTACTCTGGTGTGTCATGGTGTGCATGACCTCGGCCGCGATCGCGGGTGCGCCCGCGCGCAGCGGCAGGGAGCCCGGCACAGCAACAGGTGTCGTGCCCGGTGTCGTTATCGTCGCGATGCGTGAAGGCTCGTCGGCCACGACCACCGGTGTACAGGGAGGTCGGGCCGTGCCGGGCAGCGCTCTCCGGAAAGCCGGCGTTGTCTCCGCCCGCCAGATGTTTCCCCAGGTGCTTGCAACTCCCGACAGCCGGCGTGCCGCGTCCCTCGCGCCCCTCGGCCGCATCTTTGCCTGTGAGATCCCGGCGGATGCCGATCCCCGCGACGTTGCCGCACGCCTCGCGCGCTCACCCGATGTCGAGTATGCCGAACCACGCTATCTCCATACCCTGTACGATACACCGAACGATCCGCTGCTTGCAAGTCAGAATTCCGCCTTCACCCAGTTGAACGCTTTCGCGGGATGGACGGCGGCCAAGGGGCTGTCGACGGTCCTTATCGCAACCGTTGACGGCGGGACCTACTGGCAGCATGAGGATCTTCTCCCGAACGTCCGCATCAACACGGTCGAGGATGTGAACAAGAACGGCCTCTTCGATGCCCCGGACAACAACGGGATCGATGACGATGGGAACGGATTCGTCGACGATGTGGTGGGTTGGAACTTCGCGAACGGCACGAACGATCCATCCGGCCTGAGTGCGATGCCTCAGAGCCATGCGCACGGCACGGCGACGGCAAGCCACTTCGGTGCCGCGTCAAACAACGGCGTCGGCATGGCCGGGTCGTCCTGGAACTGCGCGCTCCTGCCGGTCTGTGCCGCCTCGTCAACCGCCGACAATTCGATCGCGTACGGCTATGAGGGCATCGTGTATGCCGCGGCACGCGGTGCTACGGTCATCAATTGCAGCTGGGGACGCCTTGGTGGATATTCGCGTTTCGAACAGGAGGTGATCACCTCGGTGACCGCCGGCGGTGCGTTGGTGGTCGCTGCGGCAGGCAACGACAACGTGAACCTTGACTCGACCCCGCACTACCCGGCCTGCTATCGCGGCGTACTCGCCGTCGGTGCCACGGCATCCGCCAGCGATGCCCGTGCCTCGTTTTCGAATTACGGCACCAACGTGCCGGTGTTCGCGCCGGGAGTGAACATCGAGAGCGCGTTCGTCGGTGGCGGGTACGGCAATGGCGGGAGCGGAACGTCGTACTCGAGTCCGCTCGTGGCGGGCCTCGCGGGACTCCTGAAGTCGTCTCGTCCAACACTCACACCTGAACAGATCGCCGCGCAGATCCGTGCGACCGCCGACCCGATCGATGCCGCGAACCCGGGATACGCCGGCCTTCTCGGCAAAGGCCGTGCGAACTTCGCCCGCGCACTCACGGAGAACAACCCTGCGGTGGGAGTGACCGAAGCAACGGTCCTGTCGATGAGTGGCCGGACATTCTTTCTCCCCGGTGATACGATCCTGCTGTCGCTCACGCTGAAGAATCCGCTCTTCCTGACAGCATCCACTATCTCGTTCGCTTCTGCTTCATCCCATGCGCTCGTGACCCCTCTCGACGCTCCGGGCCCGGTCTCGTCCCTTGCGTCGGGCCAGACCATCCAGCCAGTGCCATTCCGCTTCACGGTCGGCGCTGTCACTGCTGCGACGAACGTTGTCCTGACCGTGCGGTGGACGATCGACGGTGCCAACGGTGACGGGTTCGCTGCTTCCGCGATGCTCTTCCCGGTGTTGCCGCAGTGGGTGATGCAGCTCGATGGCGCAGATGCGGCGTTCTTCAGCGTGTGCGCGGTCAGTACGTCCGTCGTGTGGGCCTCCGGCGGCAGCGGCACAGCGACACTGCCCATGGTCGTGCGAAGTACGGATGGGGGCGCGAATTGGTCGGACCGGACCGGTAATCTTCAGAATGTGGATCTCTATTGCCTGTCCGCTCTTGATGCGAATCGTGCGTGGGCTGGCACCAGCGATGGGAAGATCTTTGCCACAACGAACGGCGGTGCGAGCTGGGACCGGCAATCCTATCCGGGCAGGCAGAGTCCGTTCATCAATGGCATCCGCATGTTCCCGGATGGAACGGGATACGCGCAGGGTGATCCGCCCGGCGATGGCAAGTTCGTGGTCCTGAAGACCACGGATTTCGGCGGGACGTGGGCACACCTGGCGGCCGAGCCGCAGGGGACCACGGGTGAGGCGGGTTGGAACAACTCCTTCGTGTGGACGGACACGCAGCACGGATGGTTCGGGACGAATCATAGCAAGGTCTGGAGGACCACCGATGGTGGTGCGTCCTGGTCGTCGGGATCCACCGGCTCCAACAACTCGTTCGGCGTTGCCTTCCGCGATACGCTCACCGGGTACGCGATCCATGACGGCGGCTACGTGGTGCGCACGACGAACGGCGGACAGAACTGGGCCGCGCTACCGTCTGCGACCACGAACAACATCTATGCTGTCGCGGCGCCGGCCGGCACACAGTCCGTGTGGTTCATCACCGCGGCCGACCCGTTCCGCTCGCGCAATGAGGGAAGTGCGTGGACGACCGAGTCGCTGTTCCCGTTCCTGGGCTCACTCAATCATCTGTCGTTCGTTGATACGACGGCCGGATGGGTGGTCACCTCGTTCGGCGAGATCCTGAAATATACAGCCCCCGTCGTGACCGGCATCGCGCACGGGCCTTCCGGCGACGTGCCGTCGGGCTTCGCCGTATTGCGCAACTATCCCAATCCCTTCAACGGGAGTTCACGCATCACCTACCGCGTTCCGGGAGCATCCGCATACCGCATCGGTGTCCGGGTGTTCGACATGCTGGGGAGGGAAGTGGCTGTCCTTGCTGATGGCGTGCAGGGCCCGGGCGAGCACACGGTGGAATTCGATGCGCGTGGCCGCGCGAGCGGTGTGTACATCTGTGTGCTTGATGCAGTTCCTGTCTCCGGCGGGACAACCGTCCGGCTGACCCATCCCATGATCCTTGTACGGTAG
- a CDS encoding glycosyltransferase family 9 protein has product MKTPLTIPSCKHFNGYKPCFPGVNCLEQCREDDPVGTRILIVNLDAMGNVLVTTSILPAIKRKYPQSTISWITLKNAAPLLRHNPLIDRVWLWEPESWLILGQMSFDVVLNVDKSRRSGAFTMGLKAPTKLGFGINANGAIIPLNPEAEENYRLGLDDHLKFKVNTKTVAQLQCEQFSLEYRRDPYVLVLSPGEQEFCAAYRAEHGLDRAELVVGFNTGCSELYPNKKLTIDQHVALIERLSSVPGIRLVLLGGPEDTVRNAEIERRVGKKVLNTPTTDGVRRGLCYINVADLVISGDSFGMHASIGLGKHVLVWFGLSTWTEIDLFDRGAKFIPDGLFCAPCWKRACPYGLECITMVDLDSIVQHVLAFHEAHRNTPAA; this is encoded by the coding sequence ATGAAAACTCCGCTCACCATTCCTTCCTGCAAGCATTTCAACGGCTACAAGCCGTGCTTCCCCGGCGTGAACTGCCTCGAACAATGCCGCGAGGATGATCCGGTCGGGACGCGCATCCTGATCGTGAACCTGGATGCTATGGGAAATGTGCTGGTGACCACGAGCATCCTCCCCGCGATCAAGCGGAAGTATCCACAGAGCACGATCTCCTGGATCACCCTCAAGAACGCCGCGCCGCTTCTCAGGCACAACCCGCTGATCGATCGGGTGTGGCTCTGGGAACCGGAGAGCTGGCTCATCCTTGGCCAGATGTCCTTCGATGTCGTCCTGAACGTGGACAAGTCGCGGCGCTCCGGCGCGTTCACCATGGGCCTGAAGGCGCCGACGAAACTCGGCTTCGGCATCAATGCGAACGGTGCGATCATCCCGCTCAACCCGGAAGCGGAAGAGAACTACCGGCTCGGCCTGGACGATCACCTCAAGTTCAAGGTGAACACCAAGACCGTGGCGCAATTGCAGTGCGAACAGTTCTCCCTGGAATACCGCCGCGATCCGTACGTCCTCGTGCTTTCGCCCGGGGAACAGGAGTTCTGCGCCGCGTATCGTGCGGAACACGGGTTGGACCGCGCCGAACTCGTGGTCGGGTTCAATACCGGATGCTCGGAGCTGTATCCGAACAAGAAACTGACGATCGACCAGCACGTCGCGCTCATCGAGCGGCTTTCCTCCGTTCCTGGTATCCGCCTCGTCCTCCTGGGGGGGCCGGAGGATACGGTGCGCAACGCCGAGATCGAACGGCGGGTAGGGAAGAAGGTCCTGAACACGCCGACGACGGACGGCGTGCGGAGGGGGCTGTGCTACATCAACGTCGCCGACCTTGTCATCTCCGGCGATTCCTTCGGCATGCATGCGTCGATCGGGCTCGGGAAGCATGTGCTGGTGTGGTTCGGATTGAGCACGTGGACCGAGATCGATCTGTTCGACCGCGGCGCGAAATTCATTCCCGACGGGCTCTTCTGTGCTCCGTGCTGGAAGCGTGCCTGCCCCTACGGGTTGGAGTGCATCACGATGGTGGACCTGGACAGCATCGTGCAGCATGTGCTGGCGTTCCATGAGGCCCACCGGAACACCCCCGCCGCATGA
- a CDS encoding SPFH/Band 7/PHB domain protein codes for MFETIIIIGLIFLAFIMLLKTARVVPQKTVFIVERLGKYSRTLEAGFHILVPFVDRIAYKHMLKEVAMDVPPQACITKDNIQVEVDGILYFQIVDPVKASYGISEYAFASIQLAQTTMRSEVGKIELDRTFEEREKINHEIVRSVDKAAEPWGLKVTRYEIKNIVPPASIKDAMEKQMRAEREKRALIAESEGDKQAKINRAEGDKQEAIAKSEGEKMKRINEAEGRASEIERVAFATAKGIREIANAISDRGGMDAVNLRIAEAYLGEFGKLAKTNNTMIIPSNLADVAGMVSAVSRVFSETSAVKKDK; via the coding sequence ATGTTCGAGACCATCATCATCATAGGCCTGATCTTTCTGGCCTTCATCATGTTGCTCAAGACGGCGCGCGTGGTTCCCCAGAAGACCGTGTTCATCGTCGAGCGCCTCGGGAAGTACAGCCGGACTCTGGAAGCCGGGTTCCACATCCTCGTACCGTTCGTGGACCGTATCGCGTACAAGCACATGCTGAAGGAGGTCGCGATGGATGTCCCGCCCCAGGCATGTATCACCAAGGATAACATCCAGGTGGAGGTCGACGGCATCCTCTACTTTCAGATCGTGGATCCCGTCAAAGCCTCGTACGGCATCAGCGAATATGCGTTCGCTTCGATCCAGCTCGCCCAGACAACGATGCGCAGCGAGGTGGGCAAGATCGAACTGGACCGGACCTTTGAAGAACGCGAGAAGATCAACCACGAGATCGTCAGGTCGGTGGACAAGGCGGCCGAGCCGTGGGGCCTGAAGGTCACCCGCTACGAGATCAAGAACATCGTCCCTCCTGCAAGCATCAAGGACGCTATGGAGAAGCAGATGCGCGCCGAGCGTGAAAAGCGCGCATTGATCGCGGAGTCGGAAGGCGACAAGCAGGCCAAGATCAACCGGGCGGAAGGCGACAAACAGGAAGCGATCGCGAAGTCCGAGGGCGAGAAGATGAAGCGGATCAACGAAGCGGAAGGCCGCGCCTCGGAGATCGAGCGGGTCGCGTTCGCCACGGCAAAGGGTATCCGTGAGATCGCCAATGCCATCAGCGACAGAGGGGGGATGGATGCGGTGAACCTTCGTATCGCCGAGGCCTACCTGGGCGAATTCGGCAAACTCGCCAAGACGAACAACACGATGATCATTCCGTCGAACCTTGCGGACGTCGCCGGCATGGTGAGCGCGGTCTCCCGCGTGTTCAGCGAGACGTCGGCAGTGAAGAAGGACAAGTAG
- a CDS encoding oligopeptide transporter, OPT family, translated as MSTPTPHTPIVPPESTMKEFSARSVVLGVFLAMIMGAANAYLGLKAGMTIAATYTTAVVGMAVLKTVKGTLLEENTTRTVGSIGGNVATGAIFTLPAFFIASVWNPFFSMNHYVISTIVLAVAGILGIMFVTILRRVLVEDRELPFPESIAAAEIHKSGQGGTQNSRFLFSGMGLGALFGALVEFKVIASGWQWILKLTKGTLLFRAPGMNPAFFGVGYIIGPKLGAVNFSGGVLAWGLLTPVIAYFMHRENPGAVTDWAAEMTAVWKGTVRYIAIGGMLTGAFYTLYKMRGSLVSGITRSVGYLRHSAGGGAVLRTDRDISLRWSLPAFGAILVVMFFIFQHFAGAWMPAGVASVVMLVLGFVFAAVSGYLVGIIGVSNNPTSGLTVSVLIVVAFLMLALGMSGEPAVAAVLGVAAFTCTSVSVAGEMMQDLKAGHILGCTPWKMQVGDMISVTAASLVMFLVLSLLHLGDLKRAVGEELERLQQAGTTTVMYKGNEPTMMGKMFTLDEVRTLTPEQQNDVLGTQAGFGGERLPAPQASLMAVVTRGIVEAKAELILILTGVFFGLALILMQVKSPMLISVGMYLPIDTTFAIFAGGLMKGALEKLLAARKVEGAAKERIDNIGVLLASGLIAGEALLGLLFAGLAFAEVGLPHLFAQPSYLLSLVAIGILALVLVRVPLKQAD; from the coding sequence ATGTCCACCCCGACTCCCCACACCCCGATCGTTCCACCAGAATCCACCATGAAGGAATTCAGCGCCCGGTCCGTTGTGCTCGGCGTGTTCCTGGCCATGATCATGGGCGCAGCCAACGCGTACCTGGGCCTCAAAGCCGGCATGACCATCGCCGCCACCTACACCACCGCGGTGGTCGGGATGGCCGTGCTGAAGACGGTGAAGGGCACCCTGCTCGAGGAGAACACGACCAGAACGGTCGGATCGATCGGAGGGAACGTCGCCACCGGCGCGATCTTCACGCTTCCCGCGTTCTTCATCGCGTCCGTCTGGAATCCGTTCTTCTCCATGAACCATTACGTGATCTCAACGATCGTGCTTGCGGTGGCCGGCATTCTCGGCATCATGTTCGTGACGATCCTCAGGCGCGTGCTGGTGGAGGACCGCGAGCTGCCCTTCCCGGAATCCATCGCTGCGGCCGAGATCCACAAGTCCGGCCAGGGCGGCACCCAGAATTCGCGCTTCCTCTTCAGCGGGATGGGACTCGGGGCGCTCTTTGGAGCGCTCGTGGAATTCAAGGTCATTGCCTCCGGCTGGCAGTGGATCCTCAAGTTGACGAAGGGGACGCTCCTGTTCCGCGCGCCCGGTATGAACCCCGCGTTCTTCGGGGTCGGATACATCATCGGGCCGAAACTCGGCGCAGTGAACTTCAGCGGCGGCGTGCTGGCGTGGGGCCTGCTGACCCCGGTCATTGCCTACTTCATGCACCGGGAGAACCCGGGCGCGGTCACGGATTGGGCGGCGGAGATGACCGCAGTGTGGAAAGGGACGGTCCGCTATATTGCCATCGGCGGCATGCTCACCGGTGCGTTCTACACGCTCTACAAGATGCGCGGCAGCCTCGTCAGCGGCATCACGCGCTCCGTAGGCTACCTGCGGCATTCGGCAGGTGGCGGGGCCGTCCTGCGGACCGACCGTGACATCTCGCTCCGGTGGTCGCTGCCGGCATTCGGCGCGATCCTGGTGGTCATGTTCTTCATCTTCCAGCATTTCGCCGGAGCGTGGATGCCGGCAGGCGTCGCCTCCGTGGTGATGCTCGTGCTCGGCTTCGTGTTCGCCGCGGTGTCCGGTTACCTCGTCGGCATCATCGGCGTGAGCAACAATCCCACCAGCGGCCTCACCGTGTCGGTCCTCATCGTGGTCGCGTTCCTGATGCTTGCCCTCGGCATGAGCGGCGAGCCGGCCGTGGCCGCGGTCCTCGGCGTTGCAGCCTTCACCTGCACGAGCGTATCGGTGGCAGGCGAGATGATGCAGGACCTCAAGGCCGGACACATCCTGGGGTGTACGCCGTGGAAGATGCAGGTGGGCGACATGATCAGCGTCACGGCTGCATCACTGGTGATGTTTCTGGTGCTGTCGCTGCTCCATCTGGGCGATCTGAAGCGCGCCGTGGGGGAAGAACTGGAACGGCTCCAGCAGGCGGGCACGACCACCGTGATGTACAAAGGAAATGAACCCACGATGATGGGCAAGATGTTCACGCTGGATGAAGTGCGGACACTCACCCCGGAACAACAGAACGATGTACTGGGGACCCAGGCCGGGTTCGGCGGCGAGAGACTGCCGGCCCCGCAGGCCAGCCTGATGGCCGTGGTGACGCGCGGGATCGTGGAAGCGAAAGCGGAATTGATCCTGATCCTCACCGGCGTGTTCTTTGGCCTTGCCCTCATCCTCATGCAGGTGAAGAGCCCCATGCTCATCTCGGTGGGTATGTACCTGCCGATCGACACCACGTTCGCGATCTTCGCCGGCGGATTGATGAAAGGGGCGTTGGAGAAGTTGCTCGCCGCCCGGAAGGTGGAAGGGGCGGCAAAGGAACGGATCGACAATATCGGCGTGCTGCTCGCCTCCGGCCTTATCGCAGGCGAGGCGTTGCTCGGATTGCTCTTTGCCGGGCTCGCGTTCGCGGAGGTCGGGCTCCCGCATCTGTTCGCACAGCCGTCGTATCTGCTGAGCCTCGTCGCCATCGGGATCCTTGCGCTTGTCCTTGTCCGGGTCCCGCTGAAGCAGGCGGACTAG
- a CDS encoding DUF2279 domain-containing protein, with product MKRVLIVCLLLAGQAWGQDSLTVRQPLPAQRLKPMPLQPTTPARRYIATGMVGALLGGSLISSYFDWWQGADRKFHTSDDGMFNNYSLGIDKAGHAYTSYFYFHTFHNVMRWGGYDEQTARWWAFGTAAFFAVSIEVGDGLSDFGFSFGDLGFNMAGLGYGLAQTYVPFLRNFNLKWSYVPQEGYRWPPRFTEHYDAHIYWLTVNVHNLLPDDARPWWPEFLQLAVGYGVDEKQTRREGFIGLDLNLRVFRPTQPELRLLVQTVDLFHIPMPGIKTTGGRSPRYQWIVWN from the coding sequence ATGAAGCGCGTGCTCATCGTCTGCCTGCTGCTTGCCGGACAGGCATGGGGGCAGGATTCGCTGACCGTACGGCAGCCGCTGCCGGCGCAGCGCTTGAAGCCGATGCCCTTGCAGCCCACCACGCCCGCCCGCCGGTACATCGCCACCGGCATGGTCGGTGCGCTCCTCGGTGGTTCCCTCATCAGTTCCTACTTTGATTGGTGGCAGGGTGCGGACAGAAAATTCCACACCTCCGACGACGGGATGTTCAACAACTACTCCCTGGGCATCGACAAGGCCGGCCACGCCTACACCTCCTACTTCTACTTCCATACCTTTCATAATGTGATGCGGTGGGGAGGGTATGACGAACAGACGGCGCGGTGGTGGGCATTCGGGACCGCCGCATTCTTCGCGGTCTCCATTGAGGTCGGGGATGGGCTGAGCGATTTCGGATTCTCCTTCGGCGACCTGGGCTTCAACATGGCGGGGTTGGGCTACGGGCTCGCGCAGACCTACGTGCCGTTCCTGCGCAATTTCAATCTCAAATGGAGTTATGTGCCGCAGGAGGGGTACCGATGGCCGCCGAGATTCACGGAGCACTACGATGCGCACATCTATTGGCTGACCGTGAATGTGCATAACCTGCTGCCCGACGATGCGCGGCCGTGGTGGCCGGAGTTCCTGCAGCTGGCGGTCGGGTATGGTGTGGATGAGAAGCAGACCCGTCGGGAAGGGTTCATCGGACTCGATCTGAATCTTCGCGTGTTCCGTCCGACGCAGCCGGAGCTGCGGTTGCTTGTACAGACCGTGGACCTCTTCCACATCCCCATGCCGGGCATAAAAACGACCGGGGGCCGAAGCCCCCGGTATCAATGGATCGTGTGGAACTGA